Below is a window of Rhodoglobus vestalii DNA.
CGATCAGGACGTCGAGGATCTGGGATACCGGCCCCGGCGGCACCTTGGCTGGGAGGGACAGCGGGCCGGGCGCGACCTGCAATGGGCGCCCGTTCGACTTTGCTTGGACGCTCCACCGCTCGACGGCATCACGGGCGAGTGCCGCGATGTTGATCTCCGTTACTGACGACAGTCGCTTGCCCCGCGCCAGTTCGAGGAGTTCACTGATGGCCGTAGTGAGTCGGTCGAGCTCCTTGAGGGCGCGGTTGAGTTCGGCGGTCACCGGGGCAGGCGTCTCTGGCCAGAGCGCTAGGTCCTCCAGCTCCAGTCGGAGCGCCGTGATGGGGGTGCGCAACTGGTGCGAGGCGTTGGCCGCAAACTCCTGTTCGCGGCGGATCAACTCCTGCAGTGCAGCGGAACTCGAGCGCAACGCGAACGCGATTTCCTCCGCCTCTAGCACCTTGTAGTGCGGGACAGTAACGTCGAAGCGTCCAGTGCCGAGACGTTCCGCGACCACGGCAAGCTCTCGGAACGGACGCGACATGCCCTGAGCAAGCAGAAACGCGGCGCCTGCGGAGAGGAGAATCAACCCCAGTCCAATCAGCACGACAGGCATGACGGCATCGGACACCCTGATTCTGATGAGCTCGCCGGAGCGTTCAAGCGTCAGCTCCCCGCCGCCGTCCACAGGAAGACTCATCGAGATGTCGTAACTGTTGCCGGTCAACGCGGGTCCCGCGGCCACCTCACGACCACCAGACCGATAGGTGTACCGCTCGCCCTCGTTGAGCAGCCGGGTGAGGAGCTCCTCAGTGACTGGTGCGGCTTCCCCCTGCCGTTCGGCGATCAGAATGGCGACCAAGGCAAGGGAACGCTCGACCTTACGTTCTTCGTTCACCTGCACCTGCTCGGCAACAATGTAGGCCCGTGGGATGCCGTACAGGCCCACCACCGTGATCGTGAGCGCGATGAAGGCAGCGATGAGGCGTTCACGCATCTGTAGGGTTGTCCTCGAGCCGGAAGCCGACGCCGCGGACGGTCACGACCCTAGTGGCGGATGCACTGTCCTCTAGTTTTTGCCGCAGGCGCCCAATTGTCACGTCGAGAGTCTTGGTCGAGCCGAACCAGTTCTCATCCCAGACTTCGTCCATCAGACGCTCCCTCGTGACAACCGCGCCGCGATTCTGAGACAAGAGGGCGAGAATGTCGAATTCCTTGCTGGTGAGCTGGAGCTCGCGCTGGGCTTCCCAGACCCGGCGGGCATCCGCGTCGATACGTAGCGTGGACGCAGGGGCCTCCCGCGATTCTTCCGCGGCGTCAGTTTGTGGGCGCGGCGCGCCGCGCCGCAAAAGCGCCCTCGTTCTCGCGAGCAGTTCCGCGAGGGCAAATGGCTTTGCCAAGTAGTCATCGGCTCCGACGTCGAGCCCAACGACACGATCCAGTTCGCCACCGCGAGCGGTGAGGATCAGGATTGAGCTGCTGACGCCGTCGGCACGCATTCGCCGACAAACTTCGAGCCCGTCAATGTCGGGCAAGCCGAGGTCTAGCACGACAAGGTCAATCTGTCCGGAGGCCGCCCGAGCGATGGCCGGGAGTCCTTCGGCCAGCCACTCGACACCGTAACCTTCGCGCTCAAGGGTGCGGAGGAGTGGAATCGCGATACCGTCGTCGTCTTCGACGAGCAGAATTGTGTGCCCCATTTTGTCGATTATAGCTGGGAAACCGCTGGCCTCACCGGCGGCGTGCGGCTCAGCATGACGAGCGCGATAACGGCCAAGGCCAACCCTGATTGTGCGATTCCCTCGATTGTCACGGGTCCGGGTCCTGCGCCCGGCAGGCCGATGGTGAGGTCCAGAAACTGACTGAGCAAGGTGAGCGACGCGAGCAGGATGACGATCAGCCGTGATTCGAAACAATTGTGGAACCAGAGCTTGATCGCGGAGAGAAGGCCAAGGGCGCACATGCCGGCGAGGACGGCGCCGAAATAGTTCTCGTTGGCGATGAAGCTCAAGGACGATCCGCCCTGGAGTACAGCGAGCACAGCGGCGGCAGCTGCTGCCCATTTCGAGAGGGTCATGCGCATCAGAACTCCCTGTCCAATGCGCCTGTCTCGGTGACGGGTGCGGCGGAGTTCGCATTGCCGTAGAGGTCACGAACGGCTGCAGACGGCGTCCAGACCATGCTGGCGAGTGTGCTGCTGGTGCGGGCTGCGCCGCCGGTGGCGGTTCCGAAGGTCACGGTCACCGCCGTCACCTGCACCCCGTTCACCGTTATGGTTGCCGCCGTCATCGCGGAGGCGAATGTGACCGTCTTGCCGCTCTTGACGTAGTCACCCTTGAGGTTCACCGTGCCCAGGTTGATCGTGCTGCCGGCTCGCTCGACCGAGAGGGTGTCGTCGGTATTGCTGAGTCCCACGACGTTCCCGTCCTGTGCCCGGATCGTGACGGGCAGGGCCGCACCGGTCCAGGCGGGGGTAATCGAGGTGAGGTTCACGAGGTCGCTGTAGGTGAAGGTGATCTTGTCGCCCGGCTCCATCTTGCCGACCGTGGCCGCGCCGTTTGCGGCCTGTATGTCGGTGCCGCGCAGCGGCGTGTTGTCGACGCGGCGGGCGGTCACGATTGCCGACGTTGTCACCTTGCCGGAGCCGTCGACGAGGATGGCTTGGAAGTCGTAGAGGCCGTCGGCGACCGTCGCGCTGTTCCAGACGCAGGAGTAGGGGGAGGTGGTGTCGGTGCAGACATCAGCCCACGTCGGGGTGCCAGTCGGGGCGCGTTGGATGCGCACCGAGGTGACTCCAGCGGAGGAGCTGGCGGAGGCGTTGAGCGTGGCAGTTCCCGTGATGAACGCGCCCGGGTCCTCCATCGACACCGACGAGACGGTGTTGTCGAGCACCCTGTTGGAGATGACGGCAGAGGTCGTGCGGTTGCCCGCGGTGTCGTCAGCGATGGCGCGGAAGCTGTAGGTGCCGTCGGGCAGTGCCGTCGTGTCGGCTCGGCACGAGTACGGCAAGGCGGTCACCGTGCAGAGGGTGCTGTAGGTGCTGGACCCGACCCGCAGGTACTGGATCTCGACCCGGGCGATGCCGGAGTGCGCGTCGGTGGCCGTGGCCGCGAAGGTTCTCGTGCCACTTAGCGGAGTGCCTGGGTCGGTCATCGTCACGGTCGGAGTGAGGTTGTCGACGAGGACGTCGGCGACCGTGGCCGAGACGTATGTGGAACTTCCGGAGACGGCGACCGAACGCAGGTCGTAGTAGTCGTTTGCGTACCCGGTGGTGACCCACGAGCAGGTGTAGGGAGATGCGAGGTTCGTGCAGATGTCTTTCCAGACGTTGGCCCCGGCGAGAGAGTACTGGACACGCACGGTGTAGGTCGAGGTACCCCCATTGTAGAGAGAGGTCGTGAGCGGCACGCTGCCACGGGCGAACTCGCCCGGGTTGGTGAGCACGACGAGCACCGAGTTCGCGACCGTCGTCCGCGCGGTGGCGGACGTCGTGGAGTAGCCGGCGGCATCCGTCGCGGTCGCGCGCAGGTCATAGGACCCGTCGGCGACGAGCTTGGTGTCCCACGAGCACGAGTAAGGGCTAACGGTAGCGCTGCAGAGGGTGACCCAGCTGGAGCCGCCGACGGGCAGGTACTGGAGTGTGACACTGGCAATGGCCGTATCGGAATCCGAGGCGTTGGCGGTGACGAGGACGGTGTCGCGAACGGGAGACGCCGGCTGGATCATTGATACGACCGGTGGGGTCCAGTCGGCGGCGGCGCTGACTGTAGAGACAGTGTTCTTGGTCGAAGATGTGAATGAGGCCGACGAGAATTCCGGCGTGCCCACCGCGGCAACCGTGGCAGTGATGCTCACGATGGCCAGGAGTGCGGCGATACGCTTCATGTCGGGCAAGCTCCTACTCGGTCTTCGGTCGGGGGGATGAGAATGGCAACTAGTAAGAAGCTATCGGGGGGCGCATAACGCCCCAGCCACAGAATGGCCACAGGATCACCACAAATGTGTGAACGGGCTGTTGCCGCCTAACCTCGTGTATCAACGAGCCGGGGCTTGGTTCCGGCCTGCGGTGCTGTCCGCGCCAAACCACTGGTAACTGGCGCTGGCGGTGCTGCCCTGCTCGGTGTTGTCGGCTGAGGAGGCAAGGGTGACCGTGAAAATGTACTCCCTGGGGGTCCCGTCGCCCCTCAGCGACAGAGGGCCCTCCCGAGTGAGTTCGCCGAAGGTGCCGGCCCAGATCGGTGTTGTCGGGGCTGTCGCTACGGCGATAGTGAGGGACAGGTTGTCCTTCTTCACTAAGCCGTTCGTGCCCCTCTCGGCAAGCCATCCGCTATTGGCGATGACCGCGGATCCGGTCAGCGAGTCGCCGGGCTTGAGGTTGCCGAGGCTGAATATCGCCGAATTGGCCCTGCCATTTGAGGAGGATAGGGCACCGGAAGTCGCCGATTGGGTCGTGACTTCCGAGCTGGATCTGAAGTCCATCCCGGAGCCGGCAGTGAGGGCCGCCGCGGCGATCAGGACCGCGAGCGGCAACACGACCAGACGAGCAGGAGGGTAGCGCCGACTGGCGCTGCCGAAGATGTTCATGAAGCTCCTCTTACCTAGCTAGCGGGCAGTGCCGGGTCCGGCGCCAGTTAGTGCGCGGATGCTCCGAT
It encodes the following:
- a CDS encoding HAMP domain-containing sensor histidine kinase gives rise to the protein MRERLIAAFIALTITVVGLYGIPRAYIVAEQVQVNEERKVERSLALVAILIAERQGEAAPVTEELLTRLLNEGERYTYRSGGREVAAGPALTGNSYDISMSLPVDGGGELTLERSGELIRIRVSDAVMPVVLIGLGLILLSAGAAFLLAQGMSRPFRELAVVAERLGTGRFDVTVPHYKVLEAEEIAFALRSSSAALQELIRREQEFAANASHQLRTPITALRLELEDLALWPETPAPVTAELNRALKELDRLTTAISELLELARGKRLSSVTEINIAALARDAVERWSVQAKSNGRPLQVAPGPLSLPAKVPPGPVSQILDVLIENALKYGVGTIIVTAADSETHLHLSVSDQGVRPKDNSIFGRTVRDSTAAGEGIGLAVASELAEAIGGHLALGSSLETAFNLLLPRSDEPGAEISPAEA
- a CDS encoding response regulator transcription factor; translation: MGHTILLVEDDDGIAIPLLRTLEREGYGVEWLAEGLPAIARAASGQIDLVVLDLGLPDIDGLEVCRRMRADGVSSSILILTARGGELDRVVGLDVGADDYLAKPFALAELLARTRALLRRGAPRPQTDAAEESREAPASTLRIDADARRVWEAQRELQLTSKEFDILALLSQNRGAVVTRERLMDEVWDENWFGSTKTLDVTIGRLRQKLEDSASATRVVTVRGVGFRLEDNPTDA
- a CDS encoding Ig-like domain-containing protein gives rise to the protein MKRIAALLAIVSITATVAAVGTPEFSSASFTSSTKNTVSTVSAAADWTPPVVSMIQPASPVRDTVLVTANASDSDTAIASVTLQYLPVGGSSWVTLCSATVSPYSCSWDTKLVADGSYDLRATATDAAGYSTTSATARTTVANSVLVVLTNPGEFARGSVPLTTSLYNGGTSTYTVRVQYSLAGANVWKDICTNLASPYTCSWVTTGYANDYYDLRSVAVSGSSTYVSATVADVLVDNLTPTVTMTDPGTPLSGTRTFAATATDAHSGIARVEIQYLRVGSSTYSTLCTVTALPYSCRADTTALPDGTYSFRAIADDTAGNRTTSAVISNRVLDNTVSSVSMEDPGAFITGTATLNASASSSAGVTSVRIQRAPTGTPTWADVCTDTTSPYSCVWNSATVADGLYDFQAILVDGSGKVTTSAIVTARRVDNTPLRGTDIQAANGAATVGKMEPGDKITFTYSDLVNLTSITPAWTGAALPVTIRAQDGNVVGLSNTDDTLSVERAGSTINLGTVNLKGDYVKSGKTVTFASAMTAATITVNGVQVTAVTVTFGTATGGAARTSSTLASMVWTPSAAVRDLYGNANSAAPVTETGALDREF